A stretch of Longimicrobiaceae bacterium DNA encodes these proteins:
- a CDS encoding acyl-CoA thioesterase yields MDENETSAPAGKTPRDSLTVLSESMMPDQLNHHGNVFGGEILALVDKCGGVVARRHSRTPVVTVSFDRVEFREPIYAGEYVEAHGRIVHVGRTSMDIMVTVEAEDLTTGKRRQTNRCFVTFVALDKLNGRPTPVPRLILETDEDRRLNAVAIRRRERRAAEEADHGGF; encoded by the coding sequence CGGGCAAGACGCCGCGCGATTCCCTGACGGTGCTCTCCGAAAGCATGATGCCGGACCAGCTGAACCACCACGGCAACGTGTTCGGCGGCGAGATCCTGGCGCTGGTGGACAAGTGCGGCGGCGTGGTGGCGCGGCGGCACTCGCGCACGCCGGTGGTCACGGTGAGCTTCGACCGGGTGGAGTTCCGCGAGCCCATCTACGCCGGCGAGTACGTGGAGGCGCACGGACGCATCGTGCACGTGGGGCGCACGTCGATGGACATCATGGTGACGGTGGAGGCGGAGGACCTGACGACGGGCAAGCGGCGGCAGACCAACCGGTGCTTCGTGACATTCGTCGCGCTGGACAAGCTGAACGGCCGCCCCACGCCCGTCCCCCGCCTCATCCTGGAGACGGACGAAGACCGGCGCCTCAACGCGGTCGCCATCCGCCGGCGGGAGCGCAGGGCCGCGGAAGAGGCCGACCACGGCGGGTTCTGA